A region from the Mustelus asterias unplaced genomic scaffold, sMusAst1.hap1.1 HAP1_SCAFFOLD_277, whole genome shotgun sequence genome encodes:
- the LOC144486032 gene encoding uncharacterized protein LOC144486032: MEKPWKCGDCGKEFRFSSQLEIHQRIHTGEKPFTCPQCGKGFTQSSHLLTHQRVHTGERPFTCSQCGKGFTLSSDLQTHQRVHTGERPFTCTECGKGFTRLSFLQSHKRVHTGERPLTCSQCGEGFTQSSSLLIHQQVHTGEKPFTCSQCGKGFSYSSHLRIHQRVHTGERPFTCSQCGKRFSDSSHLRRHQRVHSGERPFTCSVCGKAFTDPSTLQRHQQVHTGQKPFICSQCGKRFPLSSQLLTHQRVHTGERPFTCSVCGKGFTMSANLLRHQRVHTGERPFTCSQCGKGFSDSSALQIHQRIHTGERPFTCFQCGKGFSQLSNLQIHQRIHTGERPFTCSHCGKVFSWLFKLQTHQQIHTGEKLFTCSQCGKIFSDSSSLRKHWRVHTENISPGERPFICSVCGEGFTQSSTLLRHKRIHTGVRPFTCSECGKGFTQSAQLTSHQRVHSDTRPFKCSDYCGKGFRAPSQLEIHRHIHTGKRPFTCFECGNRFTQSSHLQTHKRVHSGERPFTCTECGKRFKDSSTLRTHQRVHTKERPFTCAECGKGFTQSSNMPTHQRVHSRKNPFTCSKRRIH; the protein is encoded by the exons atggagaaaccgtggaaatgtggggactgtgggaaggaattcaggtTTTCATCACAACTGGAAATCcatcagcgcattcacactggggagaagccatttacctgccctcagtgtggaaagggattcactcagtcatcccacctgcttacacaccagcgagttcacactggagagaggccattcacctgctctcagtgtgggaagggattcactctgtcatctgacctgcagacacaccagcgagttcacactggggagaggccattcacgtgcactgagtgtgggaagggattcactcggctaTCCTTCCTACAGtcccacaagcgagttcacactggagagagaccactcacctgctctcagtgtggggagggattcactcagtcatcctccctgctgatacaccagcaagttcacaccggggagaaaccgttcacctgctctcagtgtggaaagggattcagttattcatcccacctgcggatacaccagcgagttcacactggggagaggccattcacctgctctcagtgtgggaagcggttcagtgattcatcccacctgcggagacaccagcgagttcacagcggggagaggccattcacctgctctgtgtgtgggaaggcatTCACTGATCCATcaaccctgcagagacaccagcaagttcatactGGGCAGAAGCCATTtatctgctcccagtgtgggaagagattccctctctcatcccagctgctgacacaccagagagttcacactggggagaggccattcacttgctctgtgtgtgggaagggattcaccatgTCAGCCAATCTattgagacatcagcgagttcacactggggagaggccattcacctgctctcagtgtgggaagggattcagtgattcatccgctCTGCAaatacaccagcgcattcacactggggagagaccattcacctgctttcaatgtgggaagggattcagtcagttatccaacctgcagatacaccagcgaatccacactggggagagaccattcacctgctctcactgtgggaaggtctTCTCTTGGCTTTTCaaactgcagacacaccagcaaatccacactggagagaaactgttcacctgctctcaatgtgggaagatattcagtgattcatcctccCTGCGGAAACACTGGCGAGTTCACACAGA aaatatctCCCCTggtgagagaccattcatctgctctgtgtgtggggagggattcactcagtcatccaccttgctgagacacaagcgcattcacactggtgtgagaccattcacctgctccgagtgtgggaagggattcacccagtctgcccaactcacttcacaccaacgtgttcactctgacacgagaccttttaaatgttcagact attgtgggaagggattcagagccccATCTCAACTGGAAATTCACCGACACatccacactgggaaaagaccttttacctgctttgagtgtgggaatagattcactcagtcatcacacctgcagacacacaagcgagttcatagtggggagaggccattcacctgcactgagtgtgggaagagattcaaggATTCAtctaccctgcggacacaccagcgagttcacaccaaggagagaccattcacctgtgctgagtgtgggaaaggattcactcagtcatccaacatgccgacacaccagcgagttcacagcagGAAGaacccattcacctgctccaagagaAGGATTCATTGA
- the LOC144486035 gene encoding uncharacterized protein LOC144486035 produces MEKPWKCVDCGKGFGFPSQLEVHRRSHTGEGPFTCSVCGKGFTHSYNLLTHQRVHTGERPFTCPVCGKGFTRSSHIVTHQLVHTDERMFTCSDCEKSFKCKKDLLTHQRIHTGERPFTCSVCGKGFIQSSHLQTHQLVHSDNKLFNCSHCEKSFKNKKDLLTHQYAHTGERPFTCCVCGKGFSRPSALLNHQRIHTGERPFTCSDCGKGFTRSSNLLNHQRVHTGERPFTCSVCGKGFSQSSNLLTHQKVHSAERPFTCSVCGKGFSHLSYLLKHQ; encoded by the coding sequence atggagaaaccgtggaaatgtgtggattgtgggaagggattcggtttcccatcacaactggaagttcatcggcgcagtcacactggggagggaccgttcacctgctccgtctgtgggaagggattcacccattcatacaaccttctgactcaccaacgggttcacactggggagaggccgttcacctgccctgtgtgtgggaagggattcactcgctcatcccacattgtgacacaccaacttgttcacactgatgagagaatgtttacatgttctgactgtgagaagagttttaaatgcaaaaaggatctgctgacacaccaacgaattcacactggggagagaccgttcacctgctctgtgtgtgggaaaggattcattcagtcatcccacttgcagacacatcaacttgttcactctgataacaaactttttaattgttcccactgtgagaagagctttaaaaataaaaaggatcTGCTAACGCACCAatatgctcacactggggagaggccattcacctgctgtgtgtgtgggaagggattcagccgtccatctgccctattgaaccaccagagaattcacactggggagaggcccttcacctgctcagactgtgggaagggattcactcgttcatccaacttattgaatcaccagcgagttcacactggggagaggccgttcacctgctctgtgtgtgggaagggattcagtcagtcatccaacctgctgacacaccagaaagTTCACAGtgcggagaggccatttacctgctctgtctgtgggaagggattttctcatttatcttatcttctgaaacaccagtga